The Lachnospiraceae bacterium KM106-2 nucleotide sequence ATATGGAAGAGCAGATTGCGATTGATGGAGAAAAGAAGGTAGATGAAAATATCAATCAAATAAAGAAAGATATTGATAATAAGGTGAACTTTATTTCTCCTGTTACACAGGAAGACAGAGACTGGCATCAGACTTATCTTGCAGGCAGAGCCAAAATGCCAGCAGATGCTTTTGTACATATGTTTCATATTACAGAGGATTGTATTGGATGTGGCATTTGTACCAAGGTTTGTCCAAGTGGATGTTATCAGATAAAAGATGACAAGGCAGTACAAAATCCAGAGGGTTGTCAGGTGTGTTTATCTTGTATTCACAATTGTCCGAAAAAGGCAATTGGACTTAATATGCCAGAGAAAAATCCAAATGCAAGATACAGAAATGAGCATATAGATTTACAGGAAATTATAGATGCAAATAATCAGTAAATGAAAATCTTCAGTCGAAAGTGAGGTGTAAAATGGAAAAAATTCAATGGTCGAAAGGAAAAAAACGTGGAATGGTGGCACTTATTATTATCATAGTATTGTTGTTAATCGGTGGATGGTATTTTTTCTTAGGCAACAGAATCCCGAATGTAACAGGTGAAGTAGAAAAAGGCACAGAAGAAACCAAATCGCTGGTAGTTTATTTTAGCAGATCAGGAGTCATAAAGATAGATGGTGTGGATGCAACTTCTTCTGCCAGTTTAAATCTGGAAGATGATAACTTGATGGGAAATACAGAAATTCCTGCAAGAATGATTCAGAAGGTAACTGGAGCAGATTTATTCCAGATTCAAACTGAAAGGTATTATCGTTCTGCTTTCATGGGAACCTCTATCACAGCATGGGCAGAGGAAAAATTTAATATGAGACCAAATCTTGCAGCAATTCCAGAGAACTTAGACCAGTACGATGTGATTTATGTTGGTTATCCAATCTGGTGGTTCAATGCGCCAATGGCTATTGGCTCCTTTTTTGATAGTTATGATCTGACAGGAAAGACAATTATTCCATTTTGTACCAGTCAGGATAATGGAATTGATGTAAGTATGAACTATATACGAGAGGTATGTAAGGATGCAACAGTTTTGGAAGGAAGAAGATTAAATAATCCGTCAGAAGCTGAAATTAGAAGCTGGCTTGAGGAACTTGGAGTGGAAAATGAAATAACGGAAACTTCAAAAGAAGAAAGTCAAGAAGAAACTGTGAAGACTGCTATTAGTAACAACGAAAACTACGACTACCATATGGAAGAAATATGGAGTGAGAATAATGGTAACCGTATTTATGGACAGGCATATATTCCAGAGACAGAGGAAAAGATTCCACTTGTGATATTTTCCCATGAGCTTTGTAATACCCACACTGCAGGAATTGATTATGCCGAAGAACTGGCATCGCATGGTGTGGCAACCTATACTTTTGATTTTAATGGAGGAAGTTCAAGAAATCAAAGTGATGGAAAGACCACAGAGATGTCAGTTATGACTGAGGTCAGTGACTTAGAGGCAGTTATGAAGGATGCAAAGACATGGGGTTTTGTGGATACCTCCAGAATCATTCTGCTGGGAGGTAGTCAGGGTGGTATGGTTTCAGCAATTACCGCTGCAAGGCATACAGATGACTTAGCTGGCTTGGTTCTGCTCTATCCTGCTTTTGTTATTCCAGATGCAATACATAATACATTTTCAAGTAAGGATGCGATACCTGGCACATTTAATTTCCTTGGCTGGATACAGGTTGGTAGGAATTATGCAACAGATGTATGGGACTATGATGTATACAGTGAAATTGGTTCCTTTGACAAGGATGTTTTGATTATACATGGTGACAGAGACTATTCTGTCGATTTATCCTATTCTGAAAGAGCCAAAGAAGCTTATGAAAACTGTGAGCTTCATGTAATAAAAGGAGCGGGACATGGTTTCTATGGTTCAAGCTTTGATGAAGCAATGGATCAGATTTGGGAATATTTAGCTGAAATAGAGTAAATTGGAATGGAGGACGAAGCAATGAAAAAAAGAATTCTTGCTATTGGAATGGTTGCACTCATGAGCCTTATGACTGCTTGTGGTAATGAAACAGCATCAGAGAATAAGTCAAATGTAACGCAGCAAGATAGTGGTAATGTTGTGGAAAATAACACAGAAGACATTATGAACAATGGATCTAGCCTTGTGGCATATTTTACATACAGTGAAAATATTGGTGATACCAGCGACATGAGTGTAGATGCAATTTCTTCTGCCAGTTTGAACCGAGATACAAAAAATACAGAAGGTAATCTTCAAGTAATGGCACAGGAAATTGTGAGTAAGCAGGGGGCAGATTTGCATCATATTATAATCGAGGAACCATATGATGCAGATTATTCGACGATGCTAGACAGAGTCGTAGATGAATTCAGCGATGATACAAAGGTAGCATTACAGTCAAAAATTGATAATCTTGATCAATATGACGTAGTGTATATCGGAACACCTGTATGGAATGGAGCATTGCCTCCTGCAATGGAAACATTCTTTGAAGAAAACGATTTAGATGGAAAAACAATTATTCCATTTGGAATACATTTGGGCAGTCGATTTGGTTCTATCATAGACCAGATTGAAGAATATTGTCCGAATGCCACGATATTAGAAGGATTTACAATCAATGCAGAGACTTCAAACGATGAAGTGCGAATAGAATTCGATGCATGGTTGGATGATTTAAAACTAAACTAACATATAGGAGGAAATTTTAAACGATGAGAAAGAATTTTGGAGCAAAACCATTTTTATATCCACAGCCTGTTTTAATTATTGGAACTTACAATGAGGATGGTACAGCAAATGCAATGAATGCAGCTTGGGGAGGTCTGTGTGGAGCAGATAAATTGATTATTGATTTAGCAAGTCACAGAACAACTGACAATATTTTGAGAACAGGAGAATTTATAGTAAGTGTGGCAGATGCATCACATGTGGTGGAAGCAGATTATGTAGGAATCGTATCAGCAAACAAAGTACCAGATAAATTAGAAAAAGCAGGATTGCATACTTTTAAAAGTGAATTTGTCAATGCACCAGTTATTGATGAGTTTCCTATGACATTTGAGTGTAAGTTGCTAAGACAGACAGAAGATGGGATTGTAGGTAAGATTGTAAATGTGAATATTGATGAAAGAGTTTTAAATGAACAAGGAACTGTTGATGTTGATAAATTAGGAGCAATTACATTCGATGCAATGAATTCTTCTTATGTTAAGCTTGGGGAAAAAGTGGGTAATGCTTTTTCAGATGGGAAAAAGCTGACTGAATAGAGATTTCAGCTAATTGGAAACAGGGGAACAAAGAAATATGTGTTCGCCTGTTTTTTTTTAGACAAGGAAGGTGACAAGATGAAGAATATAATAAAGAACGTATGGTTATGATTTTGAGCATAAAGATGGTAATTTGAATATTATCTGGTTGTGGAAAAACGAATCAAACAGAAATAGCGAATCCGCAGGGAAATACTTCTGATATTGAAGATACATCAGAGACTAACCAGGAGGCAACGGATGGAAATGTATTAGTTGCTTATTTTTCTTATAGTGGTAATACAAAAGAGGTTGCTGAGCAAATTTCAGAACTCACAGGTGGAACACTGGCAGAAATACAAAGAAAAGAAGCTTACCCAACAAATAATGATGAATTTACAGAAATGGCAGAAAACGAGATTAAGAATGGAGACAGACCAGAAATTACAATAAGTGTAGATAATGTAGAAGAATATGATACGGTTTTTGTGGGCTATCCGATTTGGTATGATGAGGCACCTGCTATGATTTCAACATTTCTGGCATCATATAATTTTGAAGGGAAGAGATTAATTCCATTTTGCACAAGTTCAAGTGATATAATTGATATTAGTTGCTGGAACTGGAGATATTTGTATTGCAAACAGATTAATGTTAATTGATATGGTTAACTACAATAAAATCGATGTAAAAACAAATACCTTCTTAAAGGGTATCAGTGAAACTGCAGTTACAGTAACTACAGATGAAAAAGTTCAGGATATCGAGGCTGATACTGTAATTCTTTCCGTTGGATTTTATGCAGATAGAACACTCTATGAAGCATTACAGCAAGAAGTAAGTAATGTATGGTATATCGGAGACCAGGATACACCTACAAATGTAATGAATGCAGTTGCAGATGGTGCAGCAGTTGGATTTAATATTTAACACAATATTTGCAGTAGTTCTTTAATCATTTATATGTGACATAAGCCATCGAATAAGTACTTCTGAAATTGGTGTAAATAGCTGATATTTTTTCCAGATAATATACATTTTGGTTTCAAGGATGGGTGAAAGAGGACGAAAAGTTAAGTTTGTTTCGCTACCTGTATTGGCAAGGTGTTCAAAGGTGAGCAGGCAGCCAAGACCTTCCTGCACAAAAACTGCTCCATTATAAGTAAGATTACCTGTGCCAACAAAATTTAGTGAATCAGCTTTTTCACCACACCAGCGAGGAATGTCAGCCTTAATAGACTGATTAGAACATATAAGGTCAATACCAACAAGATCGTCCACTATGATTTCGGATTTAGAAGCGAGTGGATGATCTTTTTTTATAACAAGTCCCCACTGATCTGTACCAGGCATTTCAATATAATTATATTTTGAGAGATCAGGTGGTTCTACAATTACAGCAAAATCAAGTAATCCACGATCAAGGTGTTCCGTTACAAGAGAGGTATCTCCACTAAAGAGATGGAATTTCAAAAGTGGGTAATTTACTTTAAATGTCTTGATGCCTCTCGCAAGATACTTTATTAGATAAGATTCTGCACAACCTATATGAATATCTCCACCAGTTATTTCATCAAGAGAAGCAAATTCGGCTTTGGTTTTATCAACCATGGCAATGATATCTTCAGCTCGTTTTCGAAGAAGCATTCCCTCGTCTGTTAAGGAAAGCCCCTGTCTGGTTCGAATAAAAAGTGGTTTTCCAAGTTCTGTTTCTAATTCCTTCATCTGTTTTGATAAAGAGGATTGGGAAACATGTAGACTCTTTGCAGCTCTCGTCATATTTCCTTCTCTTGCTATTTCTAAGAAATAATTCAAAATTTGTATTTCCATAATACCTCCTGAAAAGTAGTTTGATTTAAATTATTATATATCTTTTAATTATTCCTGTAAAGAATAATACATAATGAATTATATGTATTGGAGATTTGAAATAAAACAACATATAATATTTTTGAAGGTGAGGTGTAATTATGGCAAAGGCAACGGATACTTATGGAATTCTGAAACAGAATCTAGAGGATGCCGGATGTGAAAAAGAGATTATTGATAAATGTATGGTATTAGCTAGTGAGGATTGCTGGAATGAAATTCCTAAGTTGGTAGCGGCTCACAAAAGTAAACTTCTTGATATAATGCATACCAGTCAAAATCAGATTGATTGTCTGGATTTCCTGGTTTATAAAATAGGAAAAGAACACAAGTAGAGGAGGAAATGACAACCAAATGAAAATATTAGTGTTAAACGGAAGTCCAAGACCAAATGGGAATACATCTCAAATGGTAGCTGCTTTTAAAGAAAGCGCAGAGTGCGTAGGAAGCGAAGTTACAGTAATTGAAGTATGTAAAAAGCAGATTCATGGATGTATCGCATGCGAATACTGCCATGCCAAAGGAAATGGACAGTGCGTGCAGAAGGATGATATGCAGGAAATCTATGATGTATTAAAAGATACAGATATGTTAGTACTTGCATCCCCAATTTATTATCATGGTATATCAGGTCAGTTAAAATGCGTCATTGACCGTTTCTATTCAGCAGCTTATCCAATGGGACCAAGAAACCTGAAAAAAGCAGCAATGTTTTTAAGTTCTGGAGCTAGCAGACAATACGAAGGTGCAAAATATTCTTTTGAAAATGATTTTCTTGGATATCTAGGACTTAAGAATATGGGATTTGTTACTTGTGCTGGAGGAGTGACACAGAGAACTTTAGATGAAATCCGATCTATTGGTGCAAGGTGTAAATAGGAATGTAATAAAGCTTACAACAAAAAAACAGAAAAACAAATAATCAGAAACATAATAAAGGAGAATTAACGATTATGATGAACACAGAAAAATTAAGTTTGACAACAGAATGGGATAAGACATTTGCGAAGAGCGAAAAAGTAGATCACAAGAAGGTTACATTTGTGAACAGATATGGTATCACACTTGCAGCAGATCAGTACACACCAAAGAATACAGAAGGAAAAATGGCTGCAATTGCAGTATGTGGACCTTTTGGTGCAGTAAAAGAACAGGCATCGGGATTATATGCTCAGGAAATGGCAGAAAGAGGATTTTTAACAATCGCCTTTGACCCTTCCTTTACAGGAGAAAGTGGTGGAACACCAAGATATATGGCTTCTCCAGATATTAATACAGAAGATTTCCAGGCTGCAGTGGATTACTTATCCGTACAGGATAATGTAGATCCTGAGAAAATTGGAATTATCGGAATCTGTGGATTTGGTGGATTAGCTTTAAATACAGCAGGCATCGACACCAGAATCAAAGCAACAGTAGTATCTACTATGTATGATATGTCGAGAATTGGCGCAAACGGATATTTTGATTCAGAAAATAGTGAAGAGGCTCGTTTCCAGAAGAGAGTTACTTTCAATACACAGAGAACAGAAGATTATAAAAATGGCAGCTATGCTTCAAGTGGTGCACTTCCAGATGAAGCACCTGAAGGCGCACCTCAATTTTTAGTAGACTATATTGATTACTATAGAACAAAACGTGGTTATCATCCTCGTTCGCAGGGAAATGGTAATGGTTGGAATGTAACTGGTACCATGTCATTCTTGAATCAGCCACTTCTTAACTACAGCAATGAAATCCGTAGTGCAGTCCTTGTGATGCATGGAGAAGAAGCACATTCCTGCTATATGGGAAAGGATGCTTATGCAGCTATGACAAAAGACAGTGAGTATACAGATAATAAAGAATTGATGATTATTCCTGGAGCAGTACACACTGATCTTTATGATAAAAAGGACATCATTCCATTTGATCATGTGGAGGAGTTCTTCCACAAATATCTTCAAAAATAAATTGTCTGATGTAAACCATATGGAGTGAAAAATATGAAAAAGAAAGTGATACTATGTTTGAGCTTGATTATCCTAGTTCATGTGATGAGTGGCTGTGCTGGTTTAGGCTCAGAAAAAGTAGTAAAAGATGAAATACCGGTAAAAGAAGAACAAAAAGCCTCAGTGGAGACCGATGAGGACACATCGATAAAGGAAAACAAAGAGAGAAATAAGAGTGTCCTGATTGCATATTTTTCAAGAATCGGAAATATTGATTCCGAGTATAAAGTAGATGCAACATCCTCTGCAAGTGTTGTCATAGCAGGAGATTCCATGTTGGGAAATACGGAATACATGGCCAGGCTGATACAGGCAGAAATTAGTGGAGATCTTCATTTTATTGAGACAAAAGAGAAATATTCTTCTCATTATGACAGTACAGATAATAATAAATTAGATGTCCAAACCAATATTGAACACAGAGAAAATGCACGTCCTGAACTTGTAGGTGAAATCTCGAACATGGAAGACTATGATGTTGTATTCCTGGGATTCCCCAACTGGTGGAACGATTTTCCTATGGCTGTTTATTCCTTTTTAGATGAATATGACTTGTCAGGGAAAAAAGTATATCTCTTTAACACCAGCGGTGGCGGTGGAGCTGCTAATACCTTGAAAACAATTCAGGAGCTTGAACCAAATGCAGATATTAATGAAAATATTTTGACAGTTTCTCATTTTGATTTTGACAACTTCGATGAGGATGATGTGAAAGATTGGATGGAAGAGATTGAGTATGAAAAGAATTAAAATGCTAACGGATATTTGCATGATTATTCTTATGCCACTGCTTATGTTGTATTCACTTATTGGAGAAGCATTACATGAGTGGTTTGGAATTGCAATGCTGTCCTTATTTCTTATGCACAATCTTCTTAATTGGAGATGGCATAAGAATCTTTTCACAGGAAAGTATAATCTACAAAGAACTGTAAGGACAGTGGTTAATATAATGATCAGTGTATGTATGATTTTAACAGGAATCAGTGGAATTATAATGTCAAACTATGTGTTTCATCTAGAATTTTTGAGTGATGGAATCAGCTTGGCTCGTAAGTTGCATTTGGTTTGTTCCCATTGGTTATTTGTTCTGACATCCATACATGCAGGAATGCATTTGAATGTGATGAAAGGATATCTTGGTAAAGGAACAGTAAGTGCAGGAAACAAATTCAAACGAGAAGCCATACAAATGATAAAAGCCATTCTTTTCATTTTAGGGATTTGGTTTTTTGTAACGACAAATACCTGGGATTATATGACGTATCAAATATCATTTATGTTCTTAGATTTTAGCAGACCGGCAATCGTCACACATGCAGAATATGTTTTCATAATGATTTTATTTTTCATAGTCGGGGATGGCTTATCCAGTTTAATGAAGTGTATGGCAGTAAGAAAACAGAAAAGAAGTATAGGTGAATAACTGAAAATAGAGCAAAAAAGGAGATTATTGAAATGATGAATTTTATTTTTAACAATCCGACCAAGCTATTATTTGGTAGCGGAAAACTTGGGGAGTTACATAACGAAACTTTGCCAGGTAAGAAAGCATTACTGCTTACCAGTAATGGTAAATCTACCCATACTAATGGTTCCTTTGATAAAACTGTAGAGGAACTGAAAAAATCTGGTGTAGACTATGTGGTATTTAACAAAATTATGGAGAATCCATTGATGGAAGTCTGCGAAGAAGGCGGAGCATTTGCAAAGGAAAATGGATGTGACTTTATCGTAGCACTTGGTGGAGGAGCTGTTCTTGATTCCTCTGTTGCAGTAGCAACCATGGCAACAAATCCAGGAAGATTATGGGACTATGTAAGTGGTGGAACAGGAAAAGCACTTCCATTAGTAGAAAAACCACTTCCAATCGTGACCATAGCAACTTCATCAGGAACAGGATCTGAGATGAATGAGTGGGGGGGTATTTGCAAAGAAGATACTCATGAGAAAATTGGTTTTGGAAATGTAGCATGTAAACCGGTCATTGCAGTCGTAGATCCAACTTACATGACAACTGTTCCTGCAACCTATACAGCATATCAGGGATTTGATGCATTGTTCCACAACACAGAAGTTATGATGTCAACAAGCCTGAATGTAATGTCAGAAGCGATTGCACTTTCAGCCATTGAAAACATTGCAAAATGGCTTCCTATAGCAGTAAAAGATGGAAGCAATATTGAAGCTAGAGAACATGTGGCTTATGGATCTACCATGGCGGGTATAACTATGCAACTTACATCGACAACAGCACAGCATTCTATGGAACACGCTATGAGTGCATATCATAGAAATCTACAGCATGGAGCAGGTCTTATCATTATTTCTAGAGAATTTGCACAGTTCTTTGTAGACCGTCATGTATGTGACGATAGATTTATCAAGATGGCAAAAGCAATGGGAGTAGAGAATCCAACTTCTCCACAGGATTTTGTAGATGCACTTGTAAAATTACAGGAAGCATGTGGAGTTGCTGATCTTAAGATGAGTGATTATGGATTTAAGAAAGAAGAGTCTGTGACATTGGCTATAAATGCAAGAGAAACCATGGGTGGATTGTATCCAGCAAATCCTTGTGAGATGACAGATGAAGATGTAGCAGGAATATTTGATCGTTCCTATAAATAAAGAAGCATTCTTTATTCATATGTAAAGGCAGATTAGAAGAAGTAAGGAGACTATAAATGAGATAATTATTTAGCATGGTATTGACTGTTTTTCAAGTGTTTTCATTTACCTTGTGAGAAGGGAACTCCGGAGAAAAGCATGTCTGAGTCAACAAATGAAATGAGAAATATTAGCTCAGTAACTTCTGAAGAAATGCCAGAAGAATATAAGGAAGGAAGGTACAATGGGATTGTTTGACTTAGAAAAGAGAACAGTAATTCTAAACAGTGGTTACGAAATGCAAATCAATGGAATAGGTACTTACAGTTTGCTTGATGATGTATGTGTGGATTCTCTTTTAGAAGCACTTAATAGAGGTGTTCGTTTTATTGACACTGCATATATGTATCATAATGAAGCTGAAGTGGGAAAGGCAGTTCGAGATTCTGATATTCCAAGAGAGAAAATATTTGTTACAACAAAAATATATCCTGATCAATATTCCAATCCGGAAGCAGCAATAAATACGGCTTTAGAGAAGTTGGATATTGGTTATATTGACTTAATGTTATTGCATCATCCAGGGACTGGAGATGTCGAGGCATATAAAGCGATGGAAAAGGCTGTAGCAGATGGTAAGATTCGTTCGATAGGTTTGTCTTGTTATTATATTGAGGAACTGAAAGAATTCTTACCACAAGTAACCATTACACCAGCTTTGGTACAAAATGAGATTCACCCATATTATCAGGATACAGAAGTAATTGACTATATTCATAACTTGGGAATTGTTGTAGAAGGTTGGTATCCGCTTGGTGGCAGAGGTCACCAAAAAGAACTGTTAAGTGATTCTGTTCTGGATGCTATTGCGAAAACTCATAACAAATCAGTTGCTCAGATAATTCTTCGTTGGAATCTTCAACGAGAAGTTGTTGTCATACCAGGTTCAAGTAATCCTGATCATATTCAGGAAAATACGGAGCTGTATGATTTTGAATTAACTGATGAGGAAATGAAACAGATTGAAAGTCTAAATAGAAATGAAAAACATGATTGGTATTAATGTGTTTTCTGTATATTATAATTTTTGATAAACTGAAAAGGATAGTCTACTGATATGTTGCAGACTATCCTTTTACTGTACTCTGCGATAAATTAAAATTTACACCGAGGAACAATGAATGAATTGGAATTATAAATATATGATGTGATGAGAGATTCTTATTTGGGGTATTAGGATACTTCCTAATGTGGGTGTCGTGGCAGCCAGTTAGGAACTTGTGAGCATAATGTCCACAGCATTCCAGACTGAATTCTTTTTTCAATTCCTATCAATCTTTTATCAAGTAGCTTAAGTCATACAGCCATTTTGGTATATGGTCTATTCCTTGCGACCTATTCTTTCCCAGAAGAACAATCGGATTGAGGATGGAAAGGTGTATGTCAGATAAACAAATGATCAGTTGGCAAAGGATATGGGAAGAAGTATTTCAATAATAAAGGATGCACTTTCAGAGTTGGAACAGTTTGGAATTATTCGTAGAAAACGGGAAAGCAAATCTTCAAGAATTATCTTTATTCTTATTCTTGAAGATTCTATAAAGGGCAGAAATGCAATCGGGGTAGGGAGAGATAACTGTTCATACACAGGTCATAAGTCTGTCCTAGCAGAGGCTAACATTTCGGCTACTAATATAAGAAAAGAAAATGTTGCTTCCATTTAAACGAGTGAAGTATAATTTAGTTAACAGTTTCCTTTTTAGGATTAACCAAGGAGGAGACAAAATGAATAGCGAAGAATTATGGAACAAATTTAAAAAAGAGAAGGGTCTTTCTGAAGAAGTAAACTATATAGAAAGTTTTCATTTTGAGTTGACCGAGTATTGGGCAAATGCTTTGTTAGACATGGTATTGGAAGGTACGAAAAAAGCTACTTCAAGCAGTGTGTGTGCATATGAGAAAGAAGGAGAACGAATACCACAGAAGGGTGATTATAGTATTGTGACAGATTGGGATGGAAATGCTAGATGTGTGATCCAAACAACGAATGTAAGAATCATGCCATTTCAAGATATTACATATGAGATCTGTAAGTTAGAGGGAGAAGACGATACGTTAGAGTCGTGGCAAAAAGGACATATTAAGTTCTTCCAATTAGAGGGAAAAGAATTAGGGTATGAATTTACGGAGCAGATGCCTGTGATTTTTGAAGAATTTGAAGTGGTTTATAGAGGCTAATTACATATAATTTTGATAAGTATTGGAGGAAGAGAGTATTATGGATTCTGGGAGAGGTGACAAGGAAAGAAAACACTTAGTTAAGATAACAGCAAGGATATACTATTTTCCGGGGGAAGAAGAGACGGATAGACCTTATTTGTACTATATAAAAGGTGACCACTATAGTGCCGCGGTAGATGCAGGAAATTCAAAAGCACATGTGCAAGCTTACTATGAGGCTATTACTAAGGCAGGTCTTCCACTTCCAGAGTATACCGTGATCACACATTGGCATTGGGATCATACCTTTGGAATTCCTTATGTTCATGGAAAGACAATTGCCAATCAGCTGACAAAGAATAAATTAATAGAGGTAAGTCAGTGGAATTGGACGAAGAAAGCAATGGAAGATCGTGAAAAGAGCGGAGAAGATATCGCTTTTTGTAATGAATGCATTTGCAAAGAATATCCGATGTTGTCTGATATCAAGGTGCAGACCGTTGATCAAGGAATAATAGAGCCCATGGAACTTGATCTGGGAGGAGTACATCTTCAATTATTTCCCAGGGACTCCACACATTCAAGAGATGCACTTTTTATCTATGCACCAGAAGAAAAAGCGCTGTTTGTGGGAGATGGAGATTGTGGAGATCATTATGAGAATAACGGTGAGTTTGATCCAAACCGCTTGGACTCCCTACTGAAATTTGTGGAAAAGATTGATTTTAAGTACTATTTTTTGGGACATGATGTGCCAGATACAAAAGAAGGTGCCATTAAGTATTTAGGTGAGATAAGAACGGAAAGCAGAAGGTGATACGATGGAACTAACATTTAGAAAAATTACAGAGTTTGATAGAGGAATCTTACATCGACTCTTAGTTGATGGTTATTCGTTTGATGATAGATATCGTGAGTGTTTTGAACAAGATTGGATTGAATTTGATCAGTTTTTCTTTGATAATCCAGAGATAGCAGATAACTATGGCTTTATGACCGTACTAGATGGGGAACCAATCGGTCACATATCCTGGGATCCAAGAAATCAACCTGCATACGTTGCAATCGGACATAACTGTATTGCAACCAGATATAAAGGAAATGGATATGGAAAGAGACAGTTAAACGAAGCGCTACGAAGAATTAAGGAATATGAAGGCTTAGAAAAGATTATCGTAGAGACGAATCGAAATCTGGTAGCTCCTCATAATTACGAAAGTGTTGGATTTCAGCTTGTTGATAGTAAGAAAAACGATAGTAAGTCAGCATTTTCCGGGGACTATCTGGAATATGAGATTGAAATATAACTATTAGTTAAGTTTGATACTTCAAAAGATAACATGGATTCACTTGTGGTAAGATAGAGGCTTTGCTATGCTATAAGTAGCAAAGGCTTTGCAAAATCAATATGGAGATGATGTTATGAAGATTAATGAGACAATTCGTAAATATCGAAAAGAAAAGAATCTAACGCAGGAACAGATAGCAAATCAACTAGGGGTATCTGCACCTGCGGTAAATAAATGGGAGAATGGAATATCATATCCGGATATTGAATTACTTGCGCCATTAGCCAGATTATTAGAAATCGATATTGATACCTTATTATCGTTTCGGGAAGAACTTACAGAGAAAGAGATTGCCGGATTCATCAATCAGCTATCAGAAGGAATGATTAAGGTAGGTTTTGAAGAAAGCTATCGACAGGCGGAGCAAAAGATAAGAGAGTTTCCTAACTGTTATAAGCTTATATTGTGGTCGGCACAAGTGCTAAATGGCTA carries:
- a CDS encoding chromosome initiation inhibitor — its product is MEIQILNYFLEIAREGNMTRAAKSLHVSQSSLSKQMKELETELGKPLFIRTRQGLSLTDEGMLLRKRAEDIIAMVDKTKAEFASLDEITGGDIHIGCAESYLIKYLARGIKTFKVNYPLLKFHLFSGDTSLVTEHLDRGLLDFAVIVEPPDLSKYNYIEMPGTDQWGLVIKKDHPLASKSEIIVDDLVGIDLICSNQSIKADIPRWCGEKADSLNFVGTGNLTYNGAVFVQEGLGCLLTFEHLANTGSETNLTFRPLSPILETKMYIIWKKYQLFTPISEVLIRWLMSHIND
- a CDS encoding flavodoxin — encoded protein: MAENEIKNGDRPEITISVDNVEEYDTVFVGYPIWYDEAPAMISTFLASYNFEGKRLIPFCTSSSDIIDISCWNWRYLYCKQINVN
- a CDS encoding flavodoxin; this translates as MEKIQWSKGKKRGMVALIIIIVLLLIGGWYFFLGNRIPNVTGEVEKGTEETKSLVVYFSRSGVIKIDGVDATSSASLNLEDDNLMGNTEIPARMIQKVTGADLFQIQTERYYRSAFMGTSITAWAEEKFNMRPNLAAIPENLDQYDVIYVGYPIWWFNAPMAIGSFFDSYDLTGKTIIPFCTSQDNGIDVSMNYIREVCKDATVLEGRRLNNPSEAEIRSWLEELGVENEITETSKEESQEETVKTAISNNENYDYHMEEIWSENNGNRIYGQAYIPETEEKIPLVIFSHELCNTHTAGIDYAEELASHGVATYTFDFNGGSSRNQSDGKTTEMSVMTEVSDLEAVMKDAKTWGFVDTSRIILLGGSQGGMVSAITAARHTDDLAGLVLLYPAFVIPDAIHNTFSSKDAIPGTFNFLGWIQVGRNYATDVWDYDVYSEIGSFDKDVLIIHGDRDYSVDLSYSERAKEAYENCELHVIKGAGHGFYGSSFDEAMDQIWEYLAEIE
- a CDS encoding flavodoxin, encoding MKKRILAIGMVALMSLMTACGNETASENKSNVTQQDSGNVVENNTEDIMNNGSSLVAYFTYSENIGDTSDMSVDAISSASLNRDTKNTEGNLQVMAQEIVSKQGADLHHIIIEEPYDADYSTMLDRVVDEFSDDTKVALQSKIDNLDQYDVVYIGTPVWNGALPPAMETFFEENDLDGKTIIPFGIHLGSRFGSIIDQIEEYCPNATILEGFTINAETSNDEVRIEFDAWLDDLKLN
- a CDS encoding 2,4-dienoyl-CoA reductase [NADPH]; the protein is MLIDMVNYNKIDVKTNTFLKGISETAVTVTTDEKVQDIEADTVILSVGFYADRTLYEALQQEVSNVWYIGDQDTPTNVMNAVADGAAVGFNI
- a CDS encoding dienelactone hydrolase and related enzymes is translated as MMNTEKLSLTTEWDKTFAKSEKVDHKKVTFVNRYGITLAADQYTPKNTEGKMAAIAVCGPFGAVKEQASGLYAQEMAERGFLTIAFDPSFTGESGGTPRYMASPDINTEDFQAAVDYLSVQDNVDPEKIGIIGICGFGGLALNTAGIDTRIKATVVSTMYDMSRIGANGYFDSENSEEARFQKRVTFNTQRTEDYKNGSYASSGALPDEAPEGAPQFLVDYIDYYRTKRGYHPRSQGNGNGWNVTGTMSFLNQPLLNYSNEIRSAVLVMHGEEAHSCYMGKDAYAAMTKDSEYTDNKELMIIPGAVHTDLYDKKDIIPFDHVEEFFHKYLQK
- a CDS encoding flavoredoxin, which produces MRKNFGAKPFLYPQPVLIIGTYNEDGTANAMNAAWGGLCGADKLIIDLASHRTTDNILRTGEFIVSVADASHVVEADYVGIVSANKVPDKLEKAGLHTFKSEFVNAPVIDEFPMTFECKLLRQTEDGIVGKIVNVNIDERVLNEQGTVDVDKLGAITFDAMNSSYVKLGEKVGNAFSDGKKLTE
- a CDS encoding ferredoxin, which produces MVFYFTGTGNSLYVAKQLEEERYSIPQEMKKANLEYTAERIGIVCPVYGHEVPDMVKEFLKRAKFHTQYFYMVLTFGRRHGGAAKLAENILEDVGVKPNYINIIMMVDNFLPSFDMEEQIAIDGEKKVDENINQIKKDIDNKVNFISPVTQEDRDWHQTYLAGRAKMPADAFVHMFHITEDCIGCGICTKVCPSGCYQIKDDKAVQNPEGCQVCLSCIHNCPKKAIGLNMPEKNPNARYRNEHIDLQEIIDANNQ